Proteins from a genomic interval of Mycoplasmopsis columboralis:
- the pip gene encoding prolyl aminopeptidase has protein sequence MSKFNKTYIYRQNHQIYYEKYGKETNEPIFVIHGGPGGGFNVKKFLKIIPIAKYFVVFIHQRGCGKSLPRYELENNTTSHLIEDIEAIRKQLQLNKITLFGGSWGSTLSLLYAIKYPKHVNKLILRGVFLGRQEDIDYLYEKGASDFYPELHDKFKKFSLQGKGNSIIERYYDLFINKYDEEIKTLAFNEFAAWEDSLVSITGPKNNKKEKIDLAFNKQIALMETHYFVNNCFLPTDNYILDNLHKISKVNIDIFHGRQDIDTRPIGAWLIKQNHPRTNLFFIQGAGHSMYEDKIFKEIKAYFQK, from the coding sequence ATGAGCAAATTCAACAAAACATATATTTATCGTCAAAACCATCAAATTTATTATGAGAAATATGGAAAAGAAACTAATGAACCTATTTTTGTAATTCACGGCGGGCCTGGCGGTGGTTTTAATGTGAAAAAATTCTTAAAAATCATTCCAATAGCAAAATATTTTGTCGTTTTTATTCATCAGAGAGGTTGTGGCAAAAGTTTACCTAGATATGAGTTAGAAAACAACACCACATCACATTTGATTGAAGATATCGAAGCCATTCGTAAGCAATTGCAATTAAACAAAATAACTTTATTTGGCGGAAGCTGAGGAAGCACTTTATCATTACTTTATGCAATAAAATATCCTAAGCATGTCAACAAATTGATTTTAAGAGGTGTTTTCTTAGGACGTCAAGAAGATATCGATTATTTATACGAAAAAGGAGCTTCTGATTTTTATCCAGAACTTCATGATAAATTTAAAAAATTTTCATTACAAGGAAAAGGAAACAGTATCATTGAAAGATATTATGATCTTTTTATAAATAAATATGATGAAGAAATAAAAACACTTGCTTTCAATGAATTTGCTGCCTGAGAAGACTCCTTGGTATCAATAACAGGACCTAAAAATAATAAAAAAGAAAAAATCGATCTTGCTTTCAATAAACAAATAGCATTAATGGAAACGCACTATTTTGTAAACAATTGCTTTTTACCAACAGATAATTACATTTTAGATAATTTACATAAAATTAGCAAAGTTAATATTGATATATTTCACGGAAGACAAGATATTGATACACGACCTATCGGTGCTTGATTAATAAAACAAAATCATCCTAGAACCAACTTGTTTTTTATTCAAGGAGCAGGACATTCAATGTATGAAGATAAAATCTTTAAAGAAATAAAAGCTTACTTTCAAAAATAA
- a CDS encoding TatD family hydrolase yields MAKKRNSFVDAHNHLTDKYYPQWIIHEIMEQARVHNIEFMIVNGGHREENHKVLELAKQYEIVKPAIGIHPEDLTNLEDIDLIKPLINEDVVAIGEIGLDYYYDDGPSKELQKQAFEEQVKLAQSTNLPVVVHIRDKENVWEAYEDAYEILKKYPVKAMLHTFAGNLEWAKKFLTLKCWFSFSGVVTYGSASSTREVIDFLPLERILTETDSPYLRVHPYTGQTNEPNTVLFVAYYIAGVKKVGMDKFVHRVNTNLRELFNLK; encoded by the coding sequence ATGGCCAAGAAAAGAAATTCATTTGTAGACGCACACAATCATTTAACTGATAAATATTATCCGCAATGGATAATTCATGAAATCATGGAGCAAGCTAGAGTTCACAATATTGAGTTTATGATTGTAAATGGTGGACATCGAGAAGAAAACCACAAAGTATTAGAGCTAGCTAAACAATACGAAATAGTTAAACCAGCTATTGGAATACATCCAGAAGACCTTACAAACCTAGAAGATATTGATTTGATCAAACCACTTATAAATGAAGATGTTGTAGCTATTGGAGAAATTGGTTTGGATTATTATTATGATGATGGTCCATCTAAAGAGTTACAAAAGCAAGCTTTTGAAGAGCAAGTGAAGTTAGCTCAAAGCACAAACCTCCCTGTAGTTGTGCATATTAGGGACAAAGAAAATGTTTGAGAAGCTTATGAAGATGCTTATGAAATCTTAAAAAAATATCCAGTAAAAGCAATGTTACATACCTTTGCGGGAAATTTAGAATGAGCTAAAAAATTCTTAACCTTAAAATGTTGATTTTCTTTTAGTGGAGTTGTAACTTATGGAAGTGCTTCATCTACTAGAGAAGTAATTGACTTTTTACCACTGGAGAGAATTCTTACTGAAACAGATTCGCCATATTTAAGAGTACACCCGTATACTGGGCAAACAAATGAACCTAATACTGTGTTATTTGTTGCTTATTACATCGCCGGTGTTAAAAAAGTTGGTATGGATAAATTTGTTCATCGCGTAAACACTAATTTAAGAGAGTTATTTAATTTAAAATAA
- a CDS encoding aminopeptidase P family protein, whose amino-acid sequence MDRKRLDKMFQDLQVDALISEAPQTRLWYADVQTTDGLIVIEKDKATLFVDSRYIEYCQKHAKNVEVILMQGDSVAKWFDNRKLNSIALESNYLVKDWENRIMSLAKPQVVKWVNAQDLRIIKSPQEIEKMQKVIDITLSAYDEFMVWVKPGVTEKEAAAMLNYLMKKHGADKEGFTEIIASGASSAEPHHHPTEKVIEDNSLLKVDFGALYQGYTADITRTTILGDKSKANPKMLEILQIVEEAAALGRAYVKPGIKASEVDRVCREYIQSKGYGDKFLHGTGHGLGIDVHELPSVSTKSDYILEPGMIITVEPGIYLEGIGGARIEDDVLVTETGRYVFSRPDEQN is encoded by the coding sequence ATGGATCGTAAAAGATTAGATAAAATGTTTCAAGATCTTCAAGTGGATGCTTTAATTTCTGAAGCTCCTCAAACTAGATTGTGATACGCTGACGTTCAAACTACTGATGGATTAATTGTTATTGAAAAAGATAAAGCTACTTTATTTGTTGATTCACGTTACATTGAATATTGTCAAAAACACGCTAAAAATGTTGAAGTCATTCTAATGCAAGGTGATTCTGTTGCTAAGTGATTTGACAACAGAAAACTTAACTCAATAGCTTTAGAAAGCAATTACTTGGTCAAAGACTGAGAAAATAGAATCATGTCACTAGCTAAACCACAAGTAGTCAAATGGGTTAATGCTCAAGATTTAAGAATTATCAAAAGTCCTCAAGAAATTGAAAAAATGCAAAAAGTCATTGATATTACTTTAAGCGCATATGATGAATTTATGGTTTGAGTTAAACCAGGAGTTACAGAAAAAGAAGCTGCAGCAATGCTTAATTACTTAATGAAAAAACACGGAGCCGATAAAGAAGGATTTACTGAAATTATTGCTTCGGGTGCTTCTTCAGCTGAACCACACCATCACCCTACTGAAAAAGTTATTGAAGATAACTCACTTTTAAAAGTTGATTTTGGAGCATTATATCAAGGTTATACAGCCGATATTACTAGAACCACAATTTTAGGGGATAAAAGTAAAGCTAACCCTAAAATGTTAGAAATTTTACAAATCGTGGAAGAAGCAGCTGCTCTTGGAAGGGCATATGTAAAACCAGGAATTAAAGCTTCTGAAGTTGATCGTGTATGTAGAGAATACATTCAATCAAAAGGTTACGGTGATAAGTTCTTACACGGAACAGGACATGGACTTGGAATTGATGTACACGAATTACCAAGTGTTTCAACTAAATCAGATTATATTCTAGAACCTGGAATGATAATTACTGTAGAACCTGGAATTTATCTAGAAGGTATTGGAGGGGCTAGAATAGAGGATGACGTTTTAGTTACTGAAACTGGTAGATATGTATTTTCTAGACCAGACGAACAAAATTAA
- a CDS encoding M17 family metallopeptidase, whose protein sequence is MQIQNKLNENQILLKVVFENKEMPNFIKTKNNQITEDLTNNIAYLYVDQKHSEYYQLQDILRSLPGSINRDYLLDVASLEAVLSAEEALRVAVLSTEFGSAKLFKKTYKTEEDDNKNLALLVKDLNDPLLKELLVIAEAMTTTRNLQITPENFLNSENLAAYVASDLSGIENLKVTVLTKKEIEQLNMGLLLSVNKGSTHEPRVVVIEYNGDVDSQEKTVYVGKGITFDTGGVNTKGYHMEGMKYDMSGSAIVAYAVKAIAQLKLKKNVAAIMCITDNRLDGDASLPENVYQSMSGKWVEVADTDAEGRLVLADGLYYAAEKLKATTIVDVATLTGTLLTSLGHVYTGIFSENDQKCSLMQQAAATAKEKVWRLPMHEDFNKGNKSSKVADLMNWSPTVKQDSSQAAMFLKEFVKDVDFIHCDVAGTADVSGEPQGALVATLVEFAKNI, encoded by the coding sequence ATGCAAATTCAAAATAAATTAAATGAAAATCAAATTTTGTTAAAGGTAGTTTTTGAAAACAAAGAAATGCCTAACTTTATCAAAACCAAAAATAATCAAATTACTGAGGATTTAACTAACAACATTGCTTATTTATATGTTGATCAAAAACATTCAGAATATTATCAATTACAAGACATCTTAAGATCTCTTCCTGGTTCAATCAATCGTGATTATCTTTTAGATGTTGCTTCTTTAGAAGCTGTATTATCAGCTGAAGAAGCTCTAAGAGTCGCTGTTTTATCAACAGAATTTGGAAGTGCCAAATTATTTAAAAAAACTTACAAAACTGAAGAAGATGACAATAAAAATCTTGCTTTATTGGTTAAAGATTTAAACGATCCATTACTAAAAGAATTGCTTGTTATCGCTGAAGCAATGACAACAACAAGAAACTTACAAATTACACCCGAAAACTTTTTAAACAGTGAAAATCTAGCGGCCTATGTGGCTTCAGATTTATCTGGAATTGAAAATTTAAAAGTAACAGTTTTAACTAAAAAAGAAATTGAACAATTAAACATGGGACTTTTACTTTCAGTAAATAAAGGAAGCACTCACGAACCAAGAGTTGTAGTTATTGAATACAACGGAGATGTAGATTCACAAGAAAAAACTGTTTATGTTGGTAAAGGAATTACTTTTGATACCGGTGGAGTTAACACTAAAGGATATCATATGGAAGGAATGAAATATGATATGTCTGGTTCAGCTATTGTTGCATATGCTGTTAAAGCTATTGCACAACTTAAACTTAAGAAAAATGTGGCCGCAATTATGTGTATTACTGACAATAGATTAGATGGAGATGCTTCATTACCTGAAAATGTTTATCAATCAATGAGTGGTAAATGGGTAGAAGTTGCAGATACAGATGCAGAAGGAAGATTAGTTCTTGCTGACGGTTTATATTATGCAGCTGAAAAACTTAAAGCAACCACAATTGTTGATGTAGCTACTTTAACCGGAACACTTTTAACTTCTCTTGGGCATGTATACACAGGAATTTTTAGTGAAAATGATCAAAAATGCTCATTAATGCAACAAGCAGCTGCAACTGCAAAAGAAAAAGTTTGAAGATTACCTATGCATGAAGACTTCAATAAAGGAAACAAATCTTCAAAAGTAGCCGACTTAATGAACTGAAGCCCAACAGTTAAACAAGATTCTTCTCAAGCAGCTATGTTCTTAAAAGAATTTGTTAAAGATGTTGATTTTATTCACTGTGACGTAGCCGGAACAGCTGATGTAAGTGGTGAACCACAAGGTGCTTTAGTGGCTACTTTAGTAGAATTTGCAAAAAACATATAA
- a CDS encoding M17 family metallopeptidase: MKIQQIDKTRNTNMLLKAVFKGDEYPKTLIEKVAVVTEYLDKNEALVYMGEEKDYKFESVFNFAKNYFASQARNIQVDLDSFVKGKVCEPCVVRAFTEAYNYVKANIYSAKTNKKDDKYETSLLMVANESLYKDVFEKYSVLSEAVNFARDLQVTPPNILNSEYLAEVVQKDLAQYDNLKVTVLNKKQIEELKMGLLLSVNRGSMYEPRVVVIEYNGNPDSQEKTVYVGKGITFDSGGYSLKPGRSMLGMKFDMSGSAFVASAMKAIAQLKPKTNVAAIMCITDNRVNGDASLPDSVWTSMNGKTVEINNTDAEGRLVMADGLTYAVRKLKATRLVDVATLTGAILVALGHTYTGVWATSEKAWEDLKNAADKAKELVWRMPLDEAFAKEIRNSVVADLKNTDLSGVGGGSSSAAMFLKEFTEDVEYIHLDVAGTADIGSKPTGVMVKTLVELALNAK; the protein is encoded by the coding sequence ATGAAAATTCAACAAATTGATAAAACAAGAAATACTAATATGCTTTTAAAAGCAGTTTTTAAAGGGGATGAATATCCAAAAACTTTAATTGAAAAAGTCGCTGTTGTAACTGAATACTTAGACAAAAATGAAGCATTAGTTTACATGGGTGAAGAAAAAGATTATAAATTTGAATCTGTATTTAATTTTGCTAAAAACTACTTTGCTTCACAAGCTAGAAATATTCAAGTAGATTTAGATTCTTTTGTTAAAGGTAAAGTGTGTGAACCTTGTGTTGTTAGAGCTTTTACAGAAGCTTACAATTATGTGAAAGCAAACATTTATAGTGCTAAAACAAACAAAAAAGATGACAAATATGAAACTTCACTTTTAATGGTTGCCAATGAAAGTTTATACAAAGATGTATTTGAAAAATACTCAGTACTTTCTGAAGCTGTTAATTTTGCTAGAGACTTACAAGTAACACCTCCTAATATTTTAAACTCTGAATATTTAGCTGAAGTGGTTCAAAAAGACTTAGCTCAATATGATAATTTAAAAGTAACAGTATTAAACAAAAAACAAATCGAAGAATTAAAAATGGGACTTTTACTTTCAGTTAACCGTGGAAGTATGTATGAACCAAGAGTGGTTGTAATTGAATACAACGGAAATCCAGATTCACAAGAAAAAACTGTTTATGTTGGTAAGGGAATTACCTTTGACTCTGGAGGTTACTCACTTAAGCCAGGTCGTTCAATGCTTGGAATGAAATTTGATATGTCAGGGTCAGCTTTTGTAGCTAGTGCAATGAAAGCAATTGCTCAACTTAAACCTAAAACAAATGTAGCGGCAATTATGTGTATTACAGACAACAGAGTAAATGGAGATGCTTCATTACCTGATTCTGTCTGAACATCAATGAACGGAAAAACTGTTGAAATTAACAACACTGACGCTGAAGGAAGATTGGTTATGGCTGACGGTTTAACTTATGCAGTTAGAAAACTTAAAGCTACTCGTCTTGTTGATGTTGCTACTTTAACTGGTGCTATTTTAGTTGCTTTAGGACACACTTACACCGGAGTTTGAGCAACAAGCGAAAAAGCATGAGAAGATTTAAAAAATGCGGCTGATAAAGCAAAAGAATTGGTATGAAGAATGCCTTTAGACGAAGCATTTGCTAAAGAAATTAGAAACTCTGTTGTGGCTGATTTAAAAAATACCGATCTTAGTGGAGTTGGTGGAGGAAGCTCTTCAGCAGCTATGTTCTTAAAAGAATTTACCGAAGATGTTGAATACATTCACCTTGACGTAGCCGGAACTGCTGACATTGGGTCAAAACCAACAGGAGTTATGGTTAAAACTCTTGTAGAATTAGCATTAAACGCTAAATAA
- a CDS encoding DUF2130 domain-containing protein: MPRKIAIKIKDLEKLQFTLLEDASENDFLDLNDLLEVDVTNINAFSNDLKTKMEDSIKSKLQKDFEQRLNDALSSQSRENDKDKQLALKVLEDKYKQQLNEKENLLTKKQEQIQSLNSQQELLIQNKINEELQQKEKELQDKYVKQLEHIQVQLNEQKTETAKKDEQIKSLKESQELLIANKVNEKLNEQSKKLEEKYEERLKEIQNQLADQKSQTAKKDEQIKSILENKENEIENRLLKQEKELKISHQQDLASKDALIRELELKNNQFQTLNVKQVGEALEHDVENKLIEMFGNFTEAVKFSKINDSKKMKDADSDSYEGKATKADFLVEFYNPATSQLIGKIVIECKSQESGKGTTKNSDHYKKLEADRKKEEANFAFLVTTLEQHKEFFVMTPQEKEYDKILVLRFPVLGQLLTLFYTYFKRLDEVKSSDALVQKGKEFLDGINNIKEAFISAIGKLDERHKNIIKALDNMRKQVDNLETLIGRMVKIDFENIKKSLERTNALPSLDSIIYLESDDLDQSEISELDKL, from the coding sequence ATGCCCAGAAAAATCGCTATTAAAATTAAAGATCTTGAAAAATTACAGTTCACTCTCTTAGAGGATGCTTCTGAGAATGACTTCTTAGATTTAAACGACCTTTTAGAGGTTGATGTTACAAATATTAATGCATTTTCAAATGATTTAAAAACAAAAATGGAAGACTCAATTAAGAGCAAACTACAAAAGGATTTTGAACAAAGATTAAACGATGCATTATCTTCTCAAAGTAGAGAAAATGATAAGGATAAACAACTTGCTTTAAAAGTTTTGGAAGATAAATACAAACAACAGTTAAACGAAAAAGAAAATTTATTAACTAAAAAGCAAGAGCAAATTCAATCGTTAAATTCTCAACAAGAGTTGCTAATTCAAAACAAGATAAATGAAGAATTGCAACAAAAAGAAAAAGAACTTCAAGACAAATATGTGAAACAATTAGAACATATTCAAGTTCAATTAAATGAACAAAAAACTGAAACAGCTAAAAAAGATGAACAAATAAAATCATTAAAAGAAAGTCAAGAATTATTAATTGCAAATAAAGTAAATGAAAAATTAAATGAGCAAAGCAAAAAGCTTGAAGAAAAATATGAAGAAAGACTTAAAGAAATTCAAAATCAACTAGCAGATCAAAAATCTCAAACAGCTAAAAAAGATGAACAAATAAAATCTATTTTAGAAAATAAAGAAAATGAAATTGAAAATAGATTATTAAAACAAGAAAAAGAGTTAAAAATATCTCACCAGCAAGATTTAGCTTCTAAAGATGCTTTAATTAGAGAGTTAGAACTAAAAAATAATCAGTTTCAAACTTTAAATGTTAAACAGGTTGGAGAAGCTTTAGAACATGATGTTGAAAACAAATTAATTGAAATGTTTGGGAATTTTACTGAAGCAGTTAAATTCAGTAAGATAAATGATTCTAAAAAAATGAAAGATGCTGATAGCGATTCATATGAAGGGAAGGCAACAAAAGCGGATTTCTTAGTTGAATTTTACAATCCTGCAACTAGTCAATTAATAGGAAAAATAGTAATTGAATGTAAATCACAAGAATCAGGGAAAGGAACCACCAAAAACTCCGATCATTATAAAAAATTAGAAGCAGATAGAAAAAAAGAAGAAGCTAATTTTGCATTTTTAGTGACAACATTAGAACAACATAAAGAATTTTTTGTAATGACTCCGCAAGAAAAAGAATATGATAAGATTTTAGTTTTAAGATTTCCGGTTTTAGGTCAACTGTTGACACTATTTTATACATACTTTAAGCGTTTAGATGAAGTAAAAAGTAGTGATGCTCTTGTGCAAAAAGGAAAAGAATTTTTAGATGGTATTAATAATATAAAAGAAGCTTTCATCTCTGCTATTGGAAAATTAGATGAAAGACATAAAAATATTATTAAAGCTCTAGACAACATGAGAAAACAAGTGGACAACTTAGAAACTTTAATTGGTAGAATGGTCAAAATTGATTTTGAAAATATTAAAAAAAGTTTAGAAAGAACTAATGCACTGCCATCATTAGATTCGATTATTTATTTAGAGAGTGATGATTTAGATCAATCAGAAATATCCGAATTAGATAAATTATAA
- a CDS encoding PQ-loop domain-containing transporter, with protein sequence MTALETSIEVFGWLTVIITVSLSLPQLFKLLKEKKTQKVNFYSFWIFHIGILMWTIFGVLSDSSQPFKLRNIVIADGISLILNGVMTYLLYHYYDFSSYKNKRTFLSNSQNQEMYIKTSNHTGKKVWAFLGVLATWVIGIVFIVIYFTNSAFRISSNAATIFAIIAPALTTFSFAPQLYTSIKTKNWKGVSPMMFVLFELNNLCWIAFWVLSIVKYGGNLDLIGGLIWQTVSLILYAYQLTMTIKYNYTAASKQPVYA encoded by the coding sequence ATGACAGCACTAGAAACCTCAATAGAAGTTTTTGGTTGGCTAACTGTTATTATTACAGTGTCGTTATCATTACCTCAGTTATTCAAATTGTTAAAAGAGAAAAAAACTCAAAAAGTTAATTTTTATTCATTTTGAATTTTTCACATTGGAATTTTAATGTGAACAATCTTTGGTGTCCTTAGTGATTCTAGCCAACCATTTAAACTAAGAAATATAGTTATTGCAGATGGGATCTCTCTTATTTTAAATGGAGTTATGACCTACCTGCTTTATCATTATTACGATTTTAGTTCATACAAAAACAAAAGAACCTTTTTAAGCAATTCACAAAATCAAGAAATGTATATTAAAACCAGCAATCACACTGGTAAAAAAGTATGAGCATTTTTAGGAGTGTTAGCAACTTGAGTGATTGGAATTGTGTTTATTGTAATTTACTTTACAAATTCTGCGTTTAGAATTTCTTCAAATGCAGCCACAATTTTCGCTATTATTGCGCCTGCTTTAACAACCTTCTCATTTGCTCCGCAACTATACACTTCAATTAAAACAAAGAACTGAAAAGGTGTTTCACCTATGATGTTTGTTCTTTTTGAGTTAAACAATTTATGTTGAATTGCTTTCTGAGTTTTATCTATTGTCAAATATGGAGGAAATTTAGATTTAATTGGTGGATTAATTTGACAAACAGTCTCACTTATTTTATATGCTTACCAGCTTACAATGACAATCAAATATAATTACACCGCCGCATCAAAACAACCTGTTTATGCGTAA
- the mnmE gene encoding tRNA uridine-5-carboxymethylaminomethyl(34) synthesis GTPase MnmE — protein MYDNIAAISSGSYVNQPISIVRVAGPNAAEIVSKIFKGRKGKDHEITYGHIIDNDQIIDEVLVMWFVGKEQNGQIIYNNYCGEPLVEINCHGGIVVTNQVLELLLKNGARLAEKGEFTRRAFLNGKMDLVKAEAVHDLIFAQTTLQSKAAVNKFKGKTSQLIDKFIADLSYLIGLSEVNIDYPEYLDLENMDDQIMLNTLTHLKQSLNEIVTLSENARYVFEGVKVALVGKPNVGKSSILNALLAEDKAIVTDIAGTTRDTIEASYQIQGMLFKLIDTAGIRKTAEKIESIGIAKSFEQISRADLVIHVFDPTQADNEFDELIASESQKHNKIYIKVINKSDLIQTPDNNAITISAKNNQIQPLEEALVEHFKNINVLDERILANTRQLSLVKQALISIENAIFSIENGMTFDVIIVDLYDAWESLQNIKGNVNREDLLDVMFSSFCLGK, from the coding sequence ATGTACGATAATATTGCTGCTATTTCTTCAGGTTCATATGTAAATCAACCCATTTCTATTGTTCGTGTAGCCGGTCCTAATGCCGCCGAAATTGTTTCAAAGATATTTAAAGGTCGCAAAGGTAAAGACCATGAAATTACTTATGGACACATTATTGATAATGATCAAATTATTGATGAAGTTTTAGTAATGTGATTTGTTGGAAAAGAACAAAATGGACAAATTATTTATAACAATTATTGTGGAGAACCGCTTGTGGAAATAAACTGCCACGGTGGAATTGTGGTTACCAATCAAGTATTAGAATTGCTTTTAAAAAATGGAGCTAGATTAGCCGAAAAAGGTGAATTTACCCGAAGAGCTTTTTTAAATGGAAAAATGGATCTAGTAAAAGCCGAAGCTGTTCATGATCTCATTTTTGCTCAAACCACCTTACAAAGCAAAGCCGCTGTAAATAAATTTAAGGGAAAAACCTCTCAGTTAATAGATAAATTTATTGCTGATTTATCCTATTTAATTGGACTTAGTGAAGTAAATATTGATTATCCTGAATATTTAGATTTAGAAAATATGGATGATCAAATAATGCTTAACACATTAACTCATTTGAAACAAAGCTTAAATGAGATTGTCACCCTTTCAGAAAATGCTCGATATGTTTTTGAAGGTGTAAAAGTAGCTTTGGTAGGGAAACCAAACGTTGGTAAAAGCAGTATTTTGAATGCTTTATTAGCTGAAGATAAAGCTATTGTTACTGATATTGCAGGAACTACTCGTGACACAATTGAAGCATCTTATCAAATTCAAGGAATGCTTTTTAAATTAATTGATACTGCCGGAATTCGTAAAACCGCCGAGAAAATTGAATCAATTGGAATAGCAAAGTCTTTTGAACAAATTAGTAGAGCTGATTTAGTAATTCATGTTTTTGATCCGACCCAAGCAGATAATGAGTTTGATGAATTAATTGCTAGCGAATCACAAAAACACAACAAAATATACATTAAAGTTATTAACAAATCAGATTTAATTCAGACACCAGACAATAATGCAATTACAATTTCTGCTAAAAATAATCAAATACAACCTCTAGAAGAAGCTTTAGTAGAGCACTTTAAAAATATCAATGTTTTAGACGAAAGAATACTAGCTAACACAAGACAATTGTCATTAGTCAAACAAGCTTTAATTTCAATTGAAAACGCGATATTTTCAATTGAAAACGGAATGACATTTGATGTTATCATTGTTGACTTGTACGATGCTTGAGAGTCATTACAAAACATCAAAGGCAATGTTAACCGTGAAGATCTTTTAGATGTAATGTTTAGCAGTTTTTGTTTAGGGAAGTAA
- the rsmA gene encoding 16S rRNA (adenine(1518)-N(6)/adenine(1519)-N(6))-dimethyltransferase RsmA, whose amino-acid sequence MKKEVYAKKHFGQNFLKDQNIINKIVDVFDFQNHNVIEIGPGRGALTKELIKKASHVLCYEIDPDMVKVLNEQFPQATNLEVKLQDFLDADLSALKESYLIANIPYYITTDILFKIFEHKDKFKGVLLMVQKEVAQRIVAKINTPDYSKLSVSCQYLAETKIEFIVKASCFSPAPKVDSAIISFKFKANITQQNWIQIKDFFKLVFANRRKKLTFALSSKYSKEQIASVYEQLQLNPSVRIQQLNIDEIVKLYEMLENKEI is encoded by the coding sequence ATGAAAAAAGAAGTATATGCTAAAAAACATTTTGGTCAAAACTTTTTAAAAGACCAAAACATAATCAACAAAATTGTTGATGTATTTGATTTTCAAAATCATAACGTTATTGAAATAGGTCCTGGACGAGGAGCTTTGACAAAAGAGTTAATCAAAAAAGCTTCACATGTACTTTGTTATGAAATTGATCCAGATATGGTAAAAGTTTTAAATGAACAATTTCCGCAAGCAACCAATTTAGAAGTAAAATTACAAGATTTTTTAGATGCTGATTTATCAGCCTTAAAAGAATCATATTTAATTGCTAACATACCTTATTACATCACCACTGATATTTTGTTTAAAATATTTGAACACAAAGATAAATTCAAAGGTGTATTGCTAATGGTACAAAAAGAAGTTGCTCAAAGAATTGTAGCCAAAATCAACACTCCTGATTACTCAAAATTATCTGTTTCTTGTCAATATCTAGCTGAAACTAAAATTGAATTTATAGTTAAAGCAAGTTGTTTTTCTCCAGCTCCTAAGGTTGATTCGGCAATTATATCTTTTAAATTTAAAGCTAACATTACTCAACAAAACTGAATTCAAATAAAAGATTTCTTTAAATTAGTATTTGCAAATCGTCGTAAAAAATTAACTTTTGCTTTATCAAGTAAATATTCAAAAGAACAAATAGCTTCTGTTTATGAGCAATTACAACTTAATCCTAGCGTTAGAATTCAACAATTAAACATTGATGAAATTGTTAAGTTATATGAAATGCTTGAAAATAAAGAGATTTAA
- a CDS encoding IMPACT family protein, translating to MNYETEFIVKKSSFYSYVFKVSSKEEVKQYIEEIKQQHKKSRHACYAYLFLQNGTENAGFNDDGEPKNTAGRPIYELIRVKKLTNILVITIRYFGGIKLGAGGLTRAYRESAKMSLDLFLQQNT from the coding sequence ATGAACTATGAGACTGAATTTATAGTCAAAAAATCATCATTTTATTCATATGTTTTTAAGGTCTCTTCAAAAGAGGAAGTTAAGCAATATATCGAAGAAATAAAACAACAACACAAAAAATCTCGACATGCTTGTTATGCGTATTTGTTTTTACAAAACGGAACTGAAAACGCAGGATTTAATGATGACGGAGAACCTAAAAATACTGCTGGTAGACCAATTTATGAATTAATAAGAGTTAAAAAACTAACAAATATTTTAGTTATTACCATTAGATATTTTGGAGGTATCAAACTTGGTGCTGGCGGATTAACTCGTGCTTATCGTGAAAGCGCCAAAATGTCTTTAGATTTATTTTTACAACAAAATACATAA